tcaaaatttggcatccagttttcaatcacacaacggaaacctcaagcaccgttgtatcaagtaacccaaatttcagatttcaagaggcaaccaagactcgagagtggagggaaatctgcagctaaatttttaaggctcagacgacggaccatgcttaatttccgttgtgcaatgtagttcctataaaaaagttatcactttgttggcattcacacaacagaattcaaccagcaccgttgtatgattaaactgacttcaacacacaacagatgatttgtgttccgttgtgtgattagtgttgtgtgattaactttttgtactagtgctttcaattttctcaacttttctctttctttctttaattcctTGCTAGTATTTTTACAAATAACATTCAACTCAAGTCTGCCAacgattgaaattatgaatagtaaaactaactgtttaccttcgagtatagaGGATGGATTTATACCTGTAACAtgtaaaacaaacaaattcaaaatcatgggcccactacgctccgtcaattttatttttactgaAGGAATAGATAAATgctaaaggaaagtaaaaggcTCACTAAAGACAAAATAtccttaagtgtaaacttttgtTCTTAAATGTGTAAAATCAAATGTTGAGGAGTTATTTGTGTTTTGAACTCTTAATAGGGGGGTATATGTAGTTTActattcttttttcttgtaaatattaatttggtttcttttacaaaaaaaaaaaaaaaaaaaaggagctttttaccaataactacaaaatgacACTACTATTTACCAATAGCAGACTCCAAAACTAATAGTCCATGCGGCCAATAATTGAAACAGACTGTCAGCCATTTTATAGAAAAAACACTcaaatattaagaaaattacGAAACATGAcccatttctcccaaaatcagatCGGTTCCAAAATCGAAAccatcccaaaatccaaatcctccCTAAATCGATCTAGGGCTCCGATGAAGGTAAGGGACGAAGCAGCCGGCGGATCGAGGCGGCGAAGGGAGGCTACGAATCCGGCGAACCGAGGCTGCAAAGCAACCGGTGAACTGAGGCTGCGAATCCGGCGAAGTGAGGCGGCGAATCCGACGAACCAAGGCTGCAAAGCAACCAGCGAACAAAGCTGCGAAGTCGGCGAAGGGAGGCTGCGAATCCGGCTAAGCAACCGGCGAAGGGAGGCTGCGATCCGGCGAAGCAAGGCTGCGAATCCggatttggttgagaaattctgagGGTCAGTACCTTTAGCCTCATGTTGTCACAGGTTTTGGCATGGGTAAGCTATTTCACTGGTTTTTGATCTGAaagtatgaccaaataattggtgctgaataaaattgaatttcaattttttttctctgtatTTGGTGGATTCtcagttttgtattgagggtcagtagctttagttttgtgtttatggtCCTTTCTTATTGGATTAGGATGGAGCTAATGAAAGCAATGCTGAAGTGAGCAAACGCGAGAAGGCCAGGCTAGTATACTGCTGGAGGCTAGTACACTACTGCGGATCAGTACACTACTGCCGGTCAGTATACTGCTGGGGGTGACATACTACTAATCCTCAGTACACTACTGCTTGTATGCGGAAGTAGCAAAGCCAGAGATAAATGATAGTGTccaagtttcatattgtaatatgtacaaatagtttttggaattattaaataaatgagttgtttctaagaaaaataaagagttgtttctaagaaaaacaaagatggaatgtAGAGATATTCTTTTTTCATAATGTTACTGACATTTAGCAGTGTTAATTCACATTATTCAAATCACAATGGCAGTTTCATAATTTACTTGTcagtaaaaataattaaaaaatggaaagaatctGACCGCAAAGGATAATACCTTGCATATGGGCCTTGCACACTAGCAcatgggaattaaaaaaaacaggTTTGCTGATGGTAATTTATGGGCTAAAAGTGTAGGTAGTGGTAATTTGCTAAAAAAAGAATATATCTTTACTACTATAAATGGAGACCATCTTTTGGTGTCAAAatgcttcaccaaattttgaagtacctaTAATACCCTTCGataacataattatcaaattaagttaatagaatataaatagataaaagtATAAAAGTGTAATTAGCCAAacatctaaaaaataaataacatcTATTCTGTTTAGTTGATCTATTTTCCATTAATATCATAATATCACCCGCGAGGAAATGCGGGCACGTTGCTAGTATATATAGAAAATTGCACATCCCTTTCATTCATTTAACATATAATTTTACTCCTTTTAGTTTTAGTATCCAAGTAAGGACGATGCGTCGGATAATATATACAAGAGAGGCGATGGATTCATATGACCTAGCATCAACTGGTcatgatataattttttttttctttatttctctaTTAGGAGAGTACAATCCATTTCAAGCATCTAGATGAACATGAGCAAAAACTGTATATAACATGAAGGTGAAGCCCCAGGAGTATCCAACCAAAAACATGCCGCCATTCTGTCGAGCTGCCCCGCTGTTAGAACTTATGCCACTCACGGGACCTCCAGCTGCTGCTGTACCTAGCGagacaaaataattttattacgAATGAAATAGTAGCTAGGTCTAATTAAGTAGTTAACGAATAACGATCACTTTCAATCTTGGGCACAGCCCCAAATTATCTGCAATCTCAATGATATATTTATTGTACATACTACTTGGACCTGGAGCAGGACCATTGGCGGCGGTTTGCGTAGAGTTGTTCTGTAACTGATAGAACACTTGAGCTTCTGGTGATTTGGGATCCAAGTGTAGAAGTTCTGCATATGCACCGATCTAATAATCAGCTCAGAAATCAATCTCAGACACACACTAAATCCATGATGGAGGCCAGGGCATGGGCATTACCGGGACACTTGGAGATATTGGCGGCGACGTGGCAGACGGAAGGCAGGCCCAAAGCAAGAGTGACATTGATCTGCAGGCCCAAATCAGGGTCGTTGCGATCTTGAATGATAACGCAGAGGCACGTTTTATTTGTGCTCAGGACTTGTTTCAGACCACTGCAACAGTCCGGTGTTGGAGCCATGGCTTCACCCTGAACGTAAGGCAGACAAGTGGCCATCCCTGCTAGCTGCTGCGCACATTCGTCGACCGCTCCTCCGTCGACTACTTtaactgttgttgttgttgttaacaTTAACACCAGTACAACTACTACTACTGACCTCTGTGATCTCACGGCTTTGTAGTTCTCAAACCCCAACGCGGCCATTTCAATAAGAGGAGTTGGATCAATTCAAACCTACGATATACTTGTGCCTATTTATAATTAAGATACAGAGCTTGATCGAGGTGGTACTGGCCGGTTAGCTCGGACGAAATAAGTGGAAGATGGATCATGATGATGATTATGCACGCGGACCAACGACACGGGTAAACAATGCAAGAGCTGGCTTAACTTCACCAACCCAGTGCCACTTCCACTTCCACCAAGGGCAACACCATTAACAATTAATGATGATACGGTCGGTTCCATTTCTTCAATGGAATTGACGACATCATATCATCATTCAGCGTATTCATGACATCATGGATCCACTTTTATCAAAAAATCGCCTACTTTGGTTCTTTAACAAATCATCATGCAATTTCATGGGTGGAGTGTCAGAAGGTTTAGTACAAGTTCTCTAGAACATTTAGCTGTTTAACTCTATTTCTAATGCATCTAATAATCAGCTCAGAAATCAATCTCAGAGTATTTCATATATATGATAAAAAGAGATACTTTATGTGTATCTGTATGTGTATGtgtatcttttttgtttttagatcCGGCCGTGTATGTCTAACTTAGTGATCcacacaaacaaaagaaatatttGAGTAGGTGTCTATATTCTATGTCTTCCATTTTATCCATAGTTTATACACTcactttaaataagtgagcagTTAGTTCGAATATAGATGGTATGTTTCTATGTATCACAGTATTTTACTACAATTTATTGATCTGTCTAGTTGAATGCAGcagaatgatatgtaatggtcatcttGACATACGttaatgaaatccacatttcctttcaaaaaaggaaatatttgagaatttttaatcaactaaaaaaaaatacagtttctattgggacctccctcattttttaattattcaatGACATATGTATCATTATACAAAAAGACTGTTACAGACAACaaattaataagaaaaatattttttctctctGCATAGATTTATAATAATGGAAACACATTTACCactttaattattcatttccattttagttctcatttcatatttctcattttctttgtttataaaagctattgaagaagaaaaaataaacagaaaatgcattcaaaattactttgtgttcaagtaaatccagaatatgtgtctggctcaaactctaggttactgacctagttgtaataaggttttgaattagatatattctcggagatattcatagatatctgattaattgtacgattattttttcttgtacaactttgattctatgtcttgtaatcctctatataaagagggtccctattatcaatgaaagtacggctcaattctctcccaaatttcagttttccttaaacatgtttTCATCACGAAGACCTAACCCTGAAATGCCAAAAATCCTAGCCACCGCCGACGCCTCCATTGCCAGTAGCCCGTGCACCCTCGCTGCCCCTGCGCATTAAGGACCCCTCCTCGGCTTCTCAACCCTAGGCAGCAGCTCCACACGCAATTTGCTTCGCCATTTGTTGCAACCAGGATTGAAGCAACTTCTGCAATCTCGTAACCAGGATTGAAGTTCGACTGCACGTAACCAGGACTGAAGCAGCCTCTACAATCTCGTAACCAGGATTAAAGTTCGATTGCACATAACCAGGATTGAAGTTATACTGCACGTAATCAGGATTAAAGTAGCTTTTGCAATCTCGACGAAGGATCGAAAGCTcatctgcaatcctacaacaaGGATTAAAGGCACACTGCAACCCAaagaggtatgttttactaaaagttcccgtttttgagttttttcaatttctcttattttctcggggacttgtaaactctcttcttctaccccccccccccccccccccccccctctcttcaTCATatgggagacctaattaagccgaactgttggagttcgtgctcactctaagcttggagcttgttgagatctccaaacttagagtttgtagagaatttatgatctaCCACTTTCGTCgttatttcgatctaatccaataccttttggaattgaatttcttggaagtgattacgctcagaaattcctaatttcttgggagcgattgcgcttagaaattttatatgttttcgtggtagctttttctgctctgaaactaactcattttcttgttctctttcaggatgattaacctgaacaaattgaacttcactccattgggaacaactagctctggatatcataggtgggttcgtgat
This portion of the Rosa chinensis cultivar Old Blush chromosome 1, RchiOBHm-V2, whole genome shotgun sequence genome encodes:
- the LOC112180421 gene encoding non-specific lipid transfer protein GPI-anchored 14 isoform X2, with protein sequence MAALGFENYKAVRSQRSVVVVVLVLMLTTTTTVKVVDGGAVDECAQQLAGMATCLPYVQGEAMAPTPDCCSGLKQVLSTNKTCLCVIIQDRNDPDLGLQINVTLALGLPSVCHVAANISKCPELLHLDPKSPEAQVFYQLQNNSTQTAANGPAPGTAAAGGPVSGISSNSGAARQNGGMFLVGYSWGFTFMLYTVFAHVHLDA
- the LOC112180421 gene encoding non-specific lipid transfer protein GPI-anchored 14 isoform X1 yields the protein MAALGFENYKAVRSQRSVVVVVLVLMLTTTTTVKVVDGGAVDECAQQLAGMATCLPYVQGEAMAPTPDCCSGLKQVLSTNKTCLCVIIQDRNDPDLGLQINVTLALGLPSVCHVAANISKCPELLHLDPKSPEAQVFYQLQNNSTQTAANGPAPGPSSTAAAGGPVSGISSNSGAARQNGGMFLVGYSWGFTFMLYTVFAHVHLDA